The Bradyrhizobium sp. CCBAU 53340 nucleotide sequence TGGACCTAGGAGATCGGTTCTTTAGCACGAGGAGCTAATAGCATGTCCGGTGTTGCTGCTGCGTTTCTATGCTCTTCAAGCAAGTCACGGGCGACGGTTTATGATCGGCTCAAGCACATGGTTCCGAAACTTGCATTTCGCGGTCAGGCGGGGGTCGGCATTGCAGCTTTCATGCACAAGGAAGGTGTTCGATATGCGAGAGCGCTTCAGTCCTCATGCGACTCAGTGCGCATTGAGCACGATGAACAGGATCCGAATTTTAGGCCCCATGTTGCAATCGCCCATATCCGTAGCCGATGCCGCGGAATCAGCGATGGCGGGGACCTTCAGCCAATTCACAACAATGCGGGCACCAGCCGCAGTTTGGCAATTTCTCTAGATGGAGCCTTGGTCAATGGCCGTGAACTCAGGGGAGAATTGCTTGCCCAGGGCTATAGGTTGGGCAGCAACACAGATGCTGAGCTCTTGCTCAAGTGGATTGAAGGCTCTTGTGAAAGAGACTATTGGCGGCACGGTCTGCCCGTCAATTACGAAAACATCTTTCGCGACATTGATGACCGAATTGATGGCGCTATTAGCGCGATTCTCCTGGACGGAGAAGGAAATCTGGTTGCATACCGTAATCGATGTGGTTTGCGTCCATTGGAAACTATGCAAACAGATGACGGGTTCTTGCTGGTTGCTTCGGAAAATTGTGCCTTTGCCGATCTGGAGGGTAAGACACAGCAAATCTTACCAGGGCACATCAGGTATGTAGACGGGAAAATGGGGTACTGCGTTGATCGTTCCGTGAGCAACGGGCAATACAAAGCCAAACTCTGCGCCTACGAAGCTCTTTACTTAGGAAATCCGAACACATCGGTCGAAGGCCAATCACATTTCGAAACCCGTTACAACATCGGAGCCGCCCTTGGTGGCCTTGTTGCGCAGCGACTGCAAGGAGAACTAGGCTCCACACTCACAATCGTTTCCTCCATGCCGCATACTGGCGGGCCGTACGCTGATGGTCTGTTTGCATCTCTCGTCGAATACGGCGTGTTCGCCCAGCGTCGGGAAGTAGTCTCAACGCAATTTTTTCAGCGAACTCTAATCGGTACACCCAGCGAGCGAAAATGTCTCATTGCTCAAAAGTACCGCGTATCGGAAACGAGCCTTGCTGAAGCCGCGATAATAATTGTCGACGAGGCCCTCATTCGTGGCGATACCAGTCAGGCTGTCACGAATATGCTGCTTGCCGCTGGGGCCAAAGCCGTACATTGGGCGATCGGTTCGCCGCCCATAGTGGCTCCTAACTACTACGGCATGGGTATCGACACACTAGATGAGTTGGCATTCTGGCAGATATGGAAACAATTGCCGCCTGAACAGCGCACGCAAATCCTTCGCTTTCACAAGATGGAGCCGCAAGATCTCAAAATCATCGAAAGCAATATCGCGGCATCCATCAACGCGGCCACGATAACGTATCTGCCGTTTCCACTTCTAGTATCGTTGTTGCCCTGCAGGCAAGACGGCGTCGATTTGTCACCGTTTACATTCGAGATGCCAACCCCTGCGGGGCAGAAGCGCGCGAATAGGAACTTGCGCGAATTAGCGGCCGATCTTCCCTATTCGGAATCGATCCTTGCTTGAGGTCAAATCATGAAACCGGTTCTCGTCTTTGATTGGAATGGAACGCTGCTCGATGATACGTACGCACTGCTCCAAACGACAAATGCCATACTAGATCGCTTTGGTCATGCAACAATCGACATGAGCACCTTCCGGGAACATTGCGATGTTCCGCTATCTCTTCTTTATCGCAGTCTCGGAATGTCGCAAGACGAGGTTGCGACGGTGGATCGCGATGGCAGTGCAATCTTTCACGACACGTACGAACCTCTTGCGGGTAAAGCCGATCTGCGCGAGGGCGCGCGCAGGGTGTTGGAGTTAGCGCACCAAGAAGCAGCTTCGTCCATCATCGTGAGCAACCATATAGTCGATCCTCTGCGCTCCCAATTGAGAAGACTTGGGATCGACGACTACATCAACGATGTGCTCGCCTTTGAAAACCGCACTACCCAATATAAATCGATGAGCAAGGGAGAGCGGCTTCGTCTATACATGCAGAAAAACAACCTGAAGCCGGCGTCAACCTTCATCATCGGCGATATGCCGGTCGAAACGGATATCGCGCGCAATCTCGGACTCGTAAGCATATCCATTACCGGTGGATTTGTTTCGGAGTCGCGCTTGCGCGCGGCGCGTCCTGACTACACGATTAACAACCATCATGAGCTGTTACCAATCTTACAAAGGCACGGGTTTTTTCGGAATGCATAAATCATGATTGGCGAGGAATCATCACCCAACGTCGCTCCTAAAACGGCGAAGCAGAGAATAGGCCTTATCGGAGCTGGACGCATGGGAACCGGTATCGGTATCAGCCTATTGCGTCACCAAATCGAGCTGCATATCAAAGCGAACAAAACTCGCTTCGGTGCGGATCGCTTGACTGGTGCAGGTGCCCATGAACATCCTTCGATCGCCGAGTTGGCGCGGCATGTAAACGCCGTCGTGTTATCCTTGCCTTCCAGCCGCGAGGTTGAGGCAGTATGCCTTGGGCAAGATGGGCTGTTCGTCCATATGCCCCGAGGAGGGTTGATAATTGACTGCTCGACGTCTTATCCTGCTTCAACGGTCGCACTGGCTGAGCAGGCGCAAAAATGCGGCCTAAGCTTTATGGACGCTCCAGTAACGCGGAGCCCCGAACAAGCAGAGCTAGGCCTTCTCAACGCGATCGTTGGATCGAATGAAAAGCTTTTTCCTGTCGCTGAGGGCATTCTTGGTGCGTTTTGTGAGACCGTTCTTCATGTCGGAGATGTCGGACAAGGTCACAAGCTCAAGCTTGTTTACAACAGCATGACTATGGGGATAGCGGCGGTAGCCGCGGAGGTTTGCCAGTTTGCGTGCGGCCTTGACGTCGATCTCGTAACACTCCGCTCTCTGGTTAGTCGGGGCTCCACCAATAGCGGAATATTTCAAGCCTTCGTGTCCTTTTTGTTAGGCGAGAAACCCGATGTTCTGGCAATCTCAATCGCGAATTCCGCAAAGGATATTGAGTGCGCTGTGCGCCTGGCAGGCGAGAGCGCAGTTCCGGTGCCGGTCTTGGCTGCCGCCGCACACAAATTAAATGTCTCAGTTGTTGCGGGCAAAGGCGAACTCACACTACCTCATCTGTC carries:
- a CDS encoding HAD family hydrolase, giving the protein MKPVLVFDWNGTLLDDTYALLQTTNAILDRFGHATIDMSTFREHCDVPLSLLYRSLGMSQDEVATVDRDGSAIFHDTYEPLAGKADLREGARRVLELAHQEAASSIIVSNHIVDPLRSQLRRLGIDDYINDVLAFENRTTQYKSMSKGERLRLYMQKNNLKPASTFIIGDMPVETDIARNLGLVSISITGGFVSESRLRAARPDYTINNHHELLPILQRHGFFRNA
- a CDS encoding NAD(P)-dependent oxidoreductase, translating into MGTGIGISLLRHQIELHIKANKTRFGADRLTGAGAHEHPSIAELARHVNAVVLSLPSSREVEAVCLGQDGLFVHMPRGGLIIDCSTSYPASTVALAEQAQKCGLSFMDAPVTRSPEQAELGLLNAIVGSNEKLFPVAEGILGAFCETVLHVGDVGQGHKLKLVYNSMTMGIAAVAAEVCQFACGLDVDLVTLRSLVSRGSTNSGIFQAFVSFLLGEKPDVLAISIANSAKDIECAVRLAGESAVPVPVLAAAAHKLNVSVVAGKGELTLPHLSRP